From the Ignavibacteriales bacterium genome, one window contains:
- a CDS encoding ATP-binding protein, translated as MKSTLNKKKADKIHQKCIYKMICRSNPKEISRIEEFLQQVSKHLHIDDGMMYRLLVSCTEAVNNAIVHGNKSDPDKDVTIRCVVRDKNLTIYVQDEGSGFDSENLQDPRDKKNLMKENGRGVFLMRSLMDQVKFKRLKSGSVVEMKVKLH; from the coding sequence ATGAAATCAACATTGAACAAGAAAAAGGCGGATAAAATACATCAAAAATGTATTTATAAAATGATTTGCCGAAGCAACCCAAAAGAAATATCACGGATTGAAGAATTTCTGCAGCAAGTCAGCAAACATCTTCATATCGATGATGGTATGATGTACCGTCTGCTGGTTTCCTGCACAGAAGCAGTGAATAATGCAATTGTCCATGGAAATAAATCCGATCCCGATAAGGACGTTACTATTCGCTGCGTCGTTAGGGATAAGAATCTCACTATTTATGTACAAGATGAAGGAAGTGGATTTGATTCGGAAAACTTACAAGATCCGCGTGATAAGAAAAATTTGATGAAAGAAAACGGTCGCGGTGTGTTTTTAATGCGTTCGCTCATGGATCAAGTGAAATTTAAACGATTAAAGTCTGGTTCTGTTGTGGAGATGAAAGTAAAACTTCACTGA